From Quercus robur chromosome 8, dhQueRobu3.1, whole genome shotgun sequence:
CTAGCATCTTGcaacataaataaatttccatACTTAAGAACCTTGTTCTTAGACACCTTAGACCTATCTAACAATAGGATCAAAGGCCAAGTCCCAAAATGGATGTTTAAAGAGCTAGGGAATTTGAAATCATTAAATCTTTCTCATAACTCTCTGACAAGTATAGAGCAAATTCCAGGAGAGAATTTAGAAAATCTTGATCTTCATGCCAACTTTCTTCAAGGAACTTTTCCTGTTCCACCATCTTCCgtggttttcttttctatctcaaaCAATAAATTGACCGGGGAAATACCTTCTTCAATTTGCAATCTAACCCTCCAAATCCTTGATATCTCCTTTAACAATCTAACTGGTACGATTCCACGATGTTTGGGATACTTGAGTGATTTTCTCTCGGTGATGGATTTGCGAACAAATAGATTCCATGGAACCATCCCTGAAATGTTTGCAAAGTGCAAAAGCTTGAGAACTCTTGTCTTTAATCACAATCAATTGGAAGGGTCATTACCACAATCTTTGGTCAATTGTAAAAAGTTGGAAGTTCTAGACTTTGGAAATAACAAAATAACTGATTCATTCCCCTATTGGTTGGAAGCGCTTCCAAAGCTACAAGTTCTTGTCTTGAGGTGCAATAGATTTTATGGTCAAATTGAAGATTTCAAAGCCAACTCATCTTTTGCCATGTTGCGAATAATTGACctttctcaaaataattttatgggtCATTTAACTTCCAATTTTTTTGAAGGATTGAAAGCTATAAAAATAGTCAATGAAAATGAAGTTTCATTGAAATATATTGGGGAAGACTATTACCAAGACTCAGTAATGGTGGTATGGAAAGGGCATGAACGTAAGCTAGAGAGAATCTTAACCATCTTCACTACCATTGACCTCTCATGCAACAAGTTCCATGGGAAAATTCCAAAAGTACTTGGAAAACTTCAGTTTCTTCGAGAGCTCAACCTCTCCCACAATAGCCTAACTGGCTATATCCCATCATCGTTGGGAAATTTGTTGCTACTTGAATCCTTAGACCTCTCTTCAAATATGCTCAATGGCTCCATTCCAATGCAATTAACAAGTTTAACATTTTTAGCTGTTTTAAACCTTTCACAAAACAAACTTATAGGACCCATACCTCAAGGCCTACAATTTAATACATTTCAAAACAACTCATACATTGGGAACAAAGGATTGTGTGGATTTCCATTGTCGAAGAAATGTAGGATTGTTGAGCCACCATCATCTGAAGAGGACAACGATTTAAAGTTTACAAGTGGATTTGGTTGGAAGGCGGTGATGATGGGGTATGGATGTGGATTCGTGTACGGGATAGCTATGGGATATCTTGTTTCCAAGTCTAGAAAACCTCAATGGCTTGTAAGCTTGGTTGGGATATCTTGTTTCCAAGTCTAGAAAACTTCAATGGCTTGTAAGCTTGGTTAAAGGAGAATAGTATCTAAAGAAGAGAAGGGAGTAATAATTAAACATCAAGAGGAAGAtgaaattaaagcaattaaggGGTGGTTgatgtgttttgaaaaaaacATTCCCTAGAATATTATTGTACTATTGTTTTATATATGCTTGTCTTAGAAGTTGCACAATAATTTGTATGTATAAAAGTTGTTTACTTCTTCAAAGAATAATCGTGCTCATATATGatgagcatatatatatatatatatatatatatatacaggaattccatgttttgtttgttttttaagatTGTGTGGCATGTTGGAATTTAGTTATGGGATGGTCTTGCGCTGGCTTCTAACATTTTCTTTATATCAATGAATAATTGATTTTatatcagaagaaaaaaaaaatggaatatttcaaatcataatcataaaaatactagaattcaaaatgaaaaagggtTTAAACATGGAAATTAGATCTGGTCCTTGATTAGGCATGGAAAAGTGGAAAACACACCCTTATTCAAGGAAGGTCGAAGTTTTGTCAGCTGCCACCCCCCTCCCCGCTCTCCaaccacaaaaagaaaaaaccaaagacCTACTCTATAGAAACTTCCAATACCCATGAAGACTTATTTTTACCACTTCTTTGCCCAAAATCTCAAGGCCAATATAGAAGGTTACAAGTGTGAGAGATTATCGTTAGAGTATgagcttttctttctcttaCCATGGCCATTGAAACCTATTAAAGCAAGTATTTCAAAGGTATTTGGGATTATTTCTTAATGTGTTGTTCGAAAGATTTTATTGTGGTGAAGTTGGTTTTTGTAGAGGTCATTGAGGTAAGCTTGTATTTCTCTTAATTTGTAGTCTAAGCTCAAGTTGTGTGATAAAACTTGAGTAAAAGATCAATGTAACTTGTTGATTATAGTGGATCATTCCAAACACGACTTGTCTACGTAGACTTATAGTGTTTTTGGATGGAGGGGAGtagaaatgaatgaaatattGAGGGTTTAATAAAtcttatttggaattttttaaattggggtGGGGGGAGGACGTATTTATGCCTATGTTGTGTATCCTcccaattttcattttatttttttacaaggtaccttaattttaatttttttaaataggaaGAATTTGGAAAAGAGGGGAGGgattccatttattttaaaattttaatttccaaTTTACCCCTATGATGAATTAATAACAGATATCAATTTATATGACCATTCTCTTCTGCTCTCCTCACCTACTTAATTTTTAATACAACTAGATGATCATCTGTTctcatttttcttaatttttaaaatatctcctacaaaaaaatttaaaatatctaaTTGAGGGTAACCATTCCTCTCCCGTCTAGTCTCCTCTACTTTCTCCCTTACTCTTTACTCTCCTTTCTctccaaacttccaaacatacTAATGGTATTGAACCTCTTAAATCTTGTATGCATTGTTTATGCCTTCTATGTGTTTGATAATTTGTCTCTTACgataccaccaaaaaaaaaaaaaaaaaaaaaagtcctctGTGAAATTGAAATCTATTAATAACTAAGATTCCATATTACATATGTTCTTAGCTTAGTCTTGATATTTCTTATCGGTAACTTCCATTAACTTTGTGTTGGTAAATCCATTCCTGGTTGACAATATTGATTAAGGCTCTTACCAGGAAGTGGTTTGTTTCAACCAACATCTTAGACACTTATATAAATCATCATCCATT
This genomic window contains:
- the LOC126695776 gene encoding receptor like protein 22-like, whose product is MRRLVQNLTKLRELRLDGVQMSLVLLDSLMNLSSSLTVLSLNGCGLHGNLPYNIFRLPNLRELSLICNPELRGAFPTTNWSNPLMFLDVSTTGFSGPLPNSIDNLKFLKHLGLSQCNFNGLIPASFGNLTQITELDLSGNNFVGELPSSLSNLKNLSFLSLRCNKLSGSIPESFGNLTKVTYCYLSSNSVIGHIPSSLSNLKDLTFLDLGGNNFEGTLPDFLTKLTKLTNLDLNSNHLIGQIGEFQNAKSLEILLLYNNRLNGSVPKSISNLVKLQKLDISSNNLSGTIEFDMFSKLNEIDFLDLSYNSLSLSINNNLKYTFPKLKYLKLASCNINKFPYLRTLFLDTLDLSNNRIKGQVPKWMFKELGNLKSLNLSHNSLTSIEQIPGENLENLDLHANFLQGTFPVPPSSVVFFSISNNKLTGEIPSSICNLTLQILDISFNNLTGTIPRCLGYLSDFLSVMDLRTNRFHGTIPEMFAKCKSLRTLVFNHNQLEGSLPQSLVNCKKLEVLDFGNNKITDSFPYWLEALPKLQVLVLRCNRFYGQIEDFKANSSFAMLRIIDLSQNNFMGHLTSNFFEGLKAIKIVNENEVSLKYIGEDYYQDSVMVVWKGHERKLERILTIFTTIDLSCNKFHGKIPKVLGKLQFLRELNLSHNSLTGYIPSSLGNLLLLESLDLSSNMLNGSIPMQLTSLTFLAVLNLSQNKLIGPIPQGLQFNTFQNNSYIGNKGLCGFPLSKKCRIVEPPSSEEDNDLKFTSGFGWKAVMMGYGCGFVYGIAMGYLVSKSRKPQWLVSLVGISCFQV